The DNA segment CGCTGTTTCTGCCCGCCCGATAGCTCCGCAGGGTACGAGTCCATCTGGTCGCCGAGACCGACCTCTTCGAGCAGGTCCTCGCCCGTCCGGCGGGCCTCGGCCTCCGAAAGACCCCGCACTCGGACCGGCGCGAGCGTGACGTTCTGCAGGGCGGTTTTGTGCGGGAAGAGGTTGAAGTGCTGGAACACCATCCCGACCTTCTGGCGGAGTCGATTCACGTCCACGCCGGGCGCGGTGATGGACTCGCCCGTGATGCGAATCTCGCCGTCCTGAATCTCTTCGAGGCGGTTGGCGCAACGCAGGAGCGTGGACTTCCCGCTTCCGCTCGGGCCGACGATGACCACGACCTCCTGGTCCTCGACGGCGAGGTCGATGTCCTTGAGGACGTGCGCCTCGCCGAAGTACTTGTCCACGCCCTCGAACTCGACCTCGGGAACGTTCAGCCGTTGTGCAGTCGTCTCCTCGCTCATACGGTGACCCTCCGTTTGTCACGACGACGGCGCGTCATCCGCCGGTCCCCCACTCGGCGCGGTCTTCGAGGTACTGGACGAGTCGCATCAGCGGGAGCGTGATGGCCAAGTACGTCACGGCGACGAGGACGATGGGTGTCCACGCGTCGAACTGGTTCGAGTTGATCTCGCGGAACACGGTGATGATCTCCGGGAAGGCGATGACGGTCAACAGCGAGGTGTCCTTCACGAGGATCACCTGATCGTTGCCGATGGCCGCCAGCGCGTTGCGCCACGCCTGTGGCAGGATGATCTCGCGCATCGAGTCGACGTACGACATCCCCAGCGAGCGCGCGGCCTCCATCTGGCCCTCAGGGACGGCGTTGATGCCGCCTTTCACCGCTTCGCCGACGTACGCGGCGTGATTCAGGGTCAGCGCG comes from the Halorussus vallis genome and includes:
- a CDS encoding amino acid ABC transporter ATP-binding protein, whose translation is MSEETTAQRLNVPEVEFEGVDKYFGEAHVLKDIDLAVEDQEVVVIVGPSGSGKSTLLRCANRLEEIQDGEIRITGESITAPGVDVNRLRQKVGMVFQHFNLFPHKTALQNVTLAPVRVRGLSEAEARRTGEDLLEEVGLGDQMDSYPAELSGGQKQRVAIARALAMDPEVMLFDEVTSALDPELVGEVLEVMRELAEEGMTMLVVTHEMGFAREVGNRVVLMSEGRIVESGTPAEFFDHPDTDRAKQFLQRVL